In Onychostoma macrolepis isolate SWU-2019 chromosome 14, ASM1243209v1, whole genome shotgun sequence, a single window of DNA contains:
- the LOC131553037 gene encoding cytochrome P450 4V2: MGVLFGLYILGIIFTAVLLLLLASTTYHPLKNYIGKWNEMRPIPGMPGAYPIIGNALQFKTNAGDFFNQIIEGTNENRHLPLAKVWVGPVPFLVLYHAENIEVVLSNSRHLDKSYSYRFLHPWLGTGLLTSTGEKWRNRRKMLTPTFHFSILSNFLEVMNEQTDILIQKMHKHMDGEPFNCFSYITLCALDIICETAMGKKIYAQSNSDSEYVQSVYKMSDIITKRQRAPWLWLDWIYNKLKEGKEHSKRLKILHYFTASVIKERAKFMSSEPDSDSDQGPRKRQAFLDMLLKTTYEDGQNLSHEDIQEEVDTFMFEGHDTTAASMNWALHLIGSHPEVQKAVQAELQEVFGSSDRHVGVEDLKKLRYLECVIKESLRIFPSVPLFARSICEPCHINGFKVPKGVNAVIIPYALHRDPRYFPEPEEFRPERFLPENSKGRHPYAYIPFSAGPRNCIGQRFAMMEEKVVLATILRRFDVEACQSREELRPLGELILRPEKGIWIKLQRRTK, translated from the exons ATGGGCGTCCTTTTTGGATTATACATCTTGGGGATTATATTCACAGCCGTTCTTTTACTTCTGTTGGCATCTACTACATATCATCCACTTAAAAATTATATAGGAAAATGGAATGAAATGAGACCAATTCCAGGAATGCCAGGCGCTTATCCAATCATTGGTAATGCACTGCAGTTCAAAACCAATGCAGGCG ATTTTTTTAACCAGATTATTGAGGGCACAAATGAAAACAGACACCTTCCTCTAGCAAAGGTTTGGGTGGGTCCAGTCCCCTTTCTGGTCCTGTATCATGCAGAGAATATTGAG GTGGTCCTCAGCAATTCCAGACACCTTGACAAGTCATACTCATACAGGTTCTTGCACCCCTGGCTCGGCACAGGCCTGCTCACCAG CACAGGGGAGAAGTGGCGTAACCGGCGTAAAATGCTTACTCCAACCTTCCACTTCTCCATCCTCTCCAACTTCCTGGAGGTGATGAATGAACAAACCGATATTTTGATTCAAAAGATGCACAAGCACATGGACGGAGAACCATTCAACTGCTTCAGCTACATAACATTATGTGCTTTGGACATCATATGTG AAACAGCAATGGGAAAGAAGATCTATGCTCAGAGCAATTCTGACTCTGAGTATGTCCAAAGTGTCTATAA GATGAGTGACATCATCACCAAGAGACAGAGAGCACCATGGCTGTGGCTAGACTGGATCTACAACAAGTTAAAGGAAGGCAAAGAACATTCCAAAAGACTGAAGATTCTCCATTACTTCACTGCAAGT GTCATCAAGGAGAGAGCAAAGTTCATGAGTTCTGAACCTGACAGTGATTCTGACCAGGGGCCAAGGAAAAGACAGGCCTTCTTAGATATGCTGTTAAAAACTACTTATGAGGATGGACAGAATTTAAGTCATGAGGACATTCAGGAGGAAGTGGACACCTTCATGTTTGAG GGTCATGATACCACAGCAGCTTCAATGAACTGGGCTTTACATCTGATTGGCTCCCACCCTGAGGTCCAGAAGGCAGTGCAGGCAGAACTACAGGAAGTGTTCG GTTCTTCAGACCGCCACGTGGGGGTGGAGGACCTGAAAAAGCTGCGCTACCTGGAATGTGTCATCAAGGAGAGTCTGCGGATCTTCCCCTCTGTGCCTCTGTTTGCACGCAGCATCTGCGAGCCCTGTCACATCA ATGGGTTCAAGGTCCCAAAAGGAGTGAATGCTGTTATCATACCATATGCTCTTCACCGGGACCCGCGCTACTTTCCAGAACCTGAGGAATTTCGACCGGAAAGGTTTCTGCCAGAGAACAGCAAAGGGAGGCATCCATATGCGTACATCCCTTTCTCTGCAGGGCCAAGAAACTGCATCG GCCAGCGCTTCGCCATGATGGAGGAGAAGGTAGTTCTTGCTACGATCTTGCGTCGCTTTGACGTAGAGGCGTGTCAGAGCCGTGAGGAACTGCGGCCTCTGGGGGAACTCATTCTGCGTCCAGAGAAGGGCATTTGGATCAAACTACAAAGAAGAACCAAATAA